Proteins found in one Micropterus dolomieu isolate WLL.071019.BEF.003 ecotype Adirondacks linkage group LG12, ASM2129224v1, whole genome shotgun sequence genomic segment:
- the si:dkey-22i16.9 gene encoding uncharacterized protein si:dkey-22i16.9 codes for MALAWMLSVLAIVFFLFGTCVKGKLVSANPEKSANLTAIEKCTDGEEFRLMTHDMTLTVASLVGGVWTPESGYNGRIKHHSELSVILTPVNYNDNGLYEFTCGSRVVTVIELEVITTCDVSVTEGDTVTLPCHSFTAGGSAKVIRWEKDGELVIELDPSSEEIRYAAKFERRVSVSPDWHLKGDTSLTFERVESDDQGDFVCHAQDKDGKRKPVAVRMRVKKCNLDQTTSKPPPLSLTQNKMGDWSIAILAVVCLIVGILLDAGFRWLLNYCRSNRPAKDVEMDPRPVGLLNAKS; via the exons ATGGCATTAGCCTGGATGCTATCGGTATTAGCAAtcgttttctttctttttggcaCTTGCGTTAAAGGAAAATTAGTCTCTGCAAATCCGGAAAAGTCCGCTAATTTGACCGCTATTGAGAAATGCACAGATGGCGAGGAATTCAGACTGATGACACATGACATGACTCTAACTGTGGCGAGTCTTGTTGGAGGGGTTTGGACGCCAGAAAGTGGTTACAACGGCAGGATAAAACACCACTCAGAGTTGAGCGTCATCTTAACTCCTGTAAACTACAATGACAACGGACTCTATGAGTTCACCTGCGGCAGCCGCGTTGTTACGGTCATCGAGCTGGAGGTCATTACAACCTGTGACGTTTCTGTGACAGAGGGAGACACAGTCACGCTTCCCTGCCATTCATTTACTGCAGGTGGATCTGCGAAGGTTATAAGATGGGAAAAAGACGGAGAGCTTGTGATTGAGCTGGACCCCTCCTCTGAGGAGATCAGATATGCGGCTAAATTTGAGAGAAGAGTGTCTGTGTCACCTGATTGGCATTTAAAGGGGGACACCTCGCTGACTTTTGAGCGGGTTGAGTCTGATGACCAAGGAGATTTCGTCTGCCACGCCCAAGATAAAGATGGAAAGAGAAAGCCTGTTGCTGTGAGAATGAGGGTTAAGAAGTGTAACCTGGATCAGACCACCTCCAAACCACCGCCTTTATCT CTGACACAAAACAAGATGGGAGATTGGTCCATTGCCATTCTCGCAGTGGTGTGTTTGATTGTAGGCATACTTTTAGATGCTGGGTTTCGTTGGTTGCTAAACTACTGCAGATCAAATAGACCCGCAAAAGATGTGGAGATGGACCCTCGCCCTGTTGGTTTGCTGAACGcaaaaagttaa